Within Azoarcus sp. DD4, the genomic segment CAACGCCACGCCGCCCGGCGTGCAATGGCGCAAGGTGCTGGATGTGGAGATGGGCGAATACCCCAATGTCGAACGCCTGTTCATGCCGGTCGGCTGCCAGCACTGCTCCGATCCTCCTTGCATGGAGGTCTGCCCCAGCACCGCCACCGGCCAACGCAAGGACGGCATCGTCACCATCGACTACGACATCTGCATCGGCTGTTCCTACTGCGCGGTGGCCTGTCCCTACCAGGCGCGCTACAAGGTGGAAACGCCGCGCTTCGCCTACGGTGACCAGCCGACCGAAACCGAGGCGATCCGCTTCGACGAGGGCCGCATCGGCGTCGCGCAAAAGTGCACCTTCTGTTCGGACCGGGTCGATGCCGGCCTCGCCCGCGGCTTGAAGCCGGGCGTCGATCCCGACGCGACGCCGGCCTGCGCCAATGCCTGCATCGCCAACGCGCTCACCTTCGGCGACCTCGAAGACCCCGACAGCAACGTCTCGAAGCTGCTCACCGACAACACCTGGTTCCGCATGCACGAGGAACTGGGTACCGAGCCGGGCTTCTTCTACCTGTGGAACGAAAAATGAATCCTGCCAAG encodes:
- a CDS encoding 4Fe-4S dicluster domain-containing protein, yielding MTRYVMVADLNRCVGCQTCTAACKHTNATPPGVQWRKVLDVEMGEYPNVERLFMPVGCQHCSDPPCMEVCPSTATGQRKDGIVTIDYDICIGCSYCAVACPYQARYKVETPRFAYGDQPTETEAIRFDEGRIGVAQKCTFCSDRVDAGLARGLKPGVDPDATPACANACIANALTFGDLEDPDSNVSKLLTDNTWFRMHEELGTEPGFFYLWNEK